In Mytilus trossulus isolate FHL-02 chromosome 14, PNRI_Mtr1.1.1.hap1, whole genome shotgun sequence, a genomic segment contains:
- the LOC134697483 gene encoding galactosylceramide sulfotransferase-like, protein MKPRKVHEDVCKDRINTVAFLKVHKAGSSTVMNIFLRYGDSHGLNIALPRVPKPKEDSGSWNYLGVDTFLQKKRLIPIPRNETYSIICNHVVYSKDKFTEILGQDAVNIGIIRHPASHFLSGVYYWHVLDRIRERIKGENDNERMSMYLQHPDLNKRLMHNRMSFDFGLPVKYFDNDTAIDEKLKSLDKEFSLIMLLEYFVESLVLMKRILCWDLKDILFMPINAYSKKKGNKIKLSPDDISNLQKYNYADFRLYQYFETKFMRQLNKTSHNFHEEVENFKAVQETVSVYCKNRTKNQPAEVLTIDETVWNNSFNITVKECKFMMEDELHLLQRLGKKAEKKYHQKSK, encoded by the coding sequence ATGAAACCAAGAAAGGTACATGAAGATGTGTGCAAGGATCGGATTAACactgttgcttttttaaaagttcataaAGCAGGAAGCTCCACAGTGATGAATATATTTCTAAGATATGGAGATTCTCATGGACTGAACATTGCATTACCCAGGGTTCCTAAACCAAAAGAGGACAGTGGTAGCTGGAATTATCTCGGCGTAGAtacatttttacagaaaaaaagacTTATTCCAATTCCTCGAAACGAAACATATAGCATTATATGTAACCACGTTGTTTACAGTAAAGACAAATTTACAGAAATACTTGGTCAGGATGCCGTAAATATTGGAATAATACGACATCCAGCATCACATTTTCTCTCTGGAGTATATTATTGGCATGTACTTGATAGAATAAGAGAGAGAATAAAGGGAGAAAACGACAATGAACGTATGTCCATGTATTTACAACACCCGGATTTAAATAAACGTCTAATGCACAATCGGATGTCCTTTGATTTTGGACTCCCagtcaaatattttgacaacgATACTGCAATTGATGAAAAACTTAAATCACTGGATAAAGAATTTTCTTTGATAATGCTTTTGGAATACTTTGTCGAATCTCTGGTACTAATGAAAAGAATATTATGTTGGGATCTAAAAGATATATTATTCATGCCAATAAATGcatattcaaagaaaaaaggaaacaaaattaAGTTATCACCAGATGATATCAGCAACCtccaaaaatataattatgcaGATTTTaggttatatcaatattttgagaCGAAGTTTATGAGACAACTTAATAAAACGAGCCACAATTTCCATGAAGAAGTTGAAAACTTTAAAGCCGTGCAAGAAACTGTATCAGTTTAttgtaaaaatagaacaaaaaatcAACCTGCCGAAGTACTGACAATCGACGAAACTGTTTGGAATAACTCTTTTAATATAACTGTAAAAGAATGTAAATTCATGATGGAAGATGAACTACATTTATTGCAGCGATTAGGAAAAAAAGccgaaaaaaaatatcatcaaaaatcgaaataa